One genomic segment of Virgibacillus doumboii includes these proteins:
- a CDS encoding GNAT family N-acetyltransferase: MIINEIINENPNMNISTKRILMRQLTVADIKEFYEIVKKNSVGEWLGIGNGMSFEESEQYVNKIIKHWNQHSFGVWAVVNKSTKEIMGHCGLRYIDDTENIEIIYLLDPKFWGMGYATEAGNAAIKFAFKSLKINKLTARVRTNNLKSKKVIDKLGFKFIYDKDYDGRRLSFYELFIKDL, from the coding sequence ATGATAATAAATGAGATAATTAATGAAAATCCCAATATGAATATTAGTACTAAACGAATTCTTATGAGGCAATTAACTGTCGCGGATATTAAAGAATTTTACGAAATAGTAAAGAAAAACAGCGTCGGGGAATGGCTTGGAATAGGAAATGGAATGTCTTTTGAAGAATCAGAGCAGTACGTCAATAAAATTATAAAACATTGGAACCAGCACAGTTTTGGTGTTTGGGCGGTAGTTAATAAGTCTACGAAGGAAATTATGGGGCATTGCGGATTAAGATACATTGATGATACAGAGAATATAGAGATTATTTACCTGCTTGATCCGAAATTTTGGGGGATGGGATATGCCACAGAAGCAGGAAACGCAGCAATCAAATTTGCTTTTAAATCCCTTAAGATTAATAAACTAACTGCACGGGTAAGAACAAATAATTTAAAATCAAAGAAAGTGATAGACAAACTTGGATTTAAATTTATTTATGATAAGGATTATGACGGTCGTAGATTATCATTTTATGAATTATTTATTAAAGACCTATAA
- a CDS encoding DUF2207 domain-containing protein, with product MKKLFTGIILLSILFILGACSDKSFSIDQVTIEAQIQEDGSIHVRELFTYTFNGSYEGMTRSIESDAENFKAFLTDKQNPSLSTENLDQLEVEEEDDTYKVYSDSKNETKRVLYSYDVEGSVKKYTDVADLRYSFFDDSNETDLHDVTITIYPPEGTSTENRHFFLHEDPSGELTASENGVQYTNSLLEAGKNSMIRFVFPSDQLTEMELTSDKSMEAEILAAEQELAERAENLEANMSKVTPIVWILLIAMVLTAVFMLMVHPNRYRGNKDRDSLIRLVEETDPLFVKYLHGNLHLSDDSFIAGLFSLKQRGIVKLEKVRSTVEKDTDTYRFTWVNNKAEIDDADQFLHEWLFTEKDEDGDYFLLESLIDNKEESDDVKEEKAEQFNAGFEKWAEKVKDRTSYQHLRKPFKGFSFLSIPLLVAALGLFYYFTTIDTIGPTEQWVLPVIAGVITAVGLWYNRNKWVLSAYYLIMLVMAAIGFTFTLTVILTLIFYGLSIITLLAIPASYWNKDTRQLKHAIKQAYESFKDKNYPVGAEPAVIERRLEYAIVLDAGEKFGERCENKSPLATLEAYYPLLYNPVFATTSFSASNVALYSVVVQTNTNTTTSATGGGGAGAF from the coding sequence ATGAAAAAATTATTTACCGGAATTATTCTATTATCTATCCTATTCATATTAGGTGCCTGTTCAGATAAATCATTTTCGATAGATCAGGTGACGATTGAAGCACAGATTCAGGAGGACGGATCTATTCATGTACGTGAGTTATTCACATATACATTTAATGGCTCATATGAAGGGATGACAAGGTCAATCGAATCTGATGCTGAAAATTTCAAAGCCTTTCTCACCGACAAACAAAATCCCTCCCTTTCTACAGAAAATCTCGACCAACTAGAGGTGGAAGAAGAGGATGATACATATAAAGTATATTCGGATTCAAAAAATGAAACAAAACGTGTCCTCTACAGCTATGATGTGGAAGGATCTGTAAAAAAGTATACGGATGTTGCGGATTTAAGGTATTCCTTTTTTGATGACTCGAATGAAACTGATTTGCATGATGTGACAATCACAATTTATCCGCCAGAAGGAACAAGTACGGAAAACAGGCACTTCTTTCTGCATGAGGATCCATCAGGTGAACTTACTGCATCAGAAAATGGTGTTCAATATACAAATTCCCTCCTTGAAGCAGGAAAAAATTCAATGATTCGCTTTGTATTTCCTTCTGACCAACTGACGGAAATGGAACTCACCAGTGATAAATCAATGGAAGCTGAAATACTGGCAGCGGAACAGGAACTTGCTGAACGTGCTGAAAATCTTGAGGCGAATATGTCCAAGGTAACTCCGATTGTCTGGATATTGTTGATTGCGATGGTTTTAACAGCTGTTTTCATGCTAATGGTCCACCCCAACCGATATCGCGGGAACAAAGACCGGGATTCACTAATCCGGTTGGTTGAAGAAACCGATCCATTATTTGTTAAATATTTGCACGGAAATTTGCATTTGTCTGATGACAGCTTTATTGCCGGATTATTTTCATTGAAACAACGCGGAATCGTCAAGCTGGAAAAAGTCCGCTCGACAGTTGAGAAAGATACAGACACTTATCGCTTTACCTGGGTGAATAATAAAGCTGAAATTGATGATGCAGACCAATTTTTACATGAATGGCTGTTCACGGAAAAGGATGAAGACGGAGACTATTTTCTGCTGGAATCATTAATTGATAATAAAGAAGAATCCGATGATGTAAAAGAGGAAAAAGCTGAACAATTTAATGCCGGTTTTGAAAAGTGGGCTGAAAAGGTGAAGGACAGAACATCATATCAACATTTACGGAAACCATTTAAAGGTTTTTCCTTTCTATCGATTCCACTGCTAGTTGCCGCATTGGGATTATTTTACTACTTTACCACCATAGATACGATCGGACCGACAGAACAATGGGTATTACCTGTTATTGCCGGTGTTATCACGGCTGTTGGGCTTTGGTATAACAGGAACAAATGGGTGTTGTCTGCATACTACTTAATTATGTTAGTCATGGCAGCAATAGGGTTCACTTTTACCCTGACTGTGATTCTGACACTTATTTTCTACGGACTGTCGATTATCACACTGCTGGCAATTCCGGCATCTTACTGGAACAAGGATACCAGACAACTGAAACATGCAATTAAACAGGCATATGAATCATTTAAAGATAAAAATTATCCGGTTGGAGCTGAGCCTGCTGTAATCGAACGACGTCTGGAATATGCGATTGTTCTCGATGCCGGGGAAAAATTCGGTGAACGATGTGAAAATAAATCACCGCTTGCCACATTGGAAGCGTATTATCCATTGCTTTATAATCCGGTTTTTGCAACAACATCGTTTAGTGCAAGTAATGTAGCGCTTTATAGTGTAGTTGTTCAAACCAACACCAATACAACCACTTCTGCTACTGGCGGGGGTGGTGCGGGAGCGTTTTAA